The following are encoded in a window of Deinococcus ruber genomic DNA:
- a CDS encoding CAP domain-containing protein codes for MRPFPVLIVSVLCTLQGASAARTSAQAQAIASLMQQATRQCAHPLTLSQPLSLAALDLLTHYSQEQAFARQQYRAWKSQIRQATYHGDLKWLAGKLANRCGDWADFTEFGLATDDTNVVIISSRPDAIDLSQTQRWLTEFFTLTNRARYQGQKCGGKLMNSTGSLTWDPLLAQAGTRYLQDMVRLNFRGHIHAADGSTPQQRAERLGYTGGVGENLQYNAVTPQEAIASLLSSPEHCLNLMNPAYTRFGAALINGRPDTLFGTYWVQEFGTLR; via the coding sequence GTGCGCCCATTTCCCGTATTGATCGTTTCAGTTCTGTGCACACTTCAGGGGGCGTCGGCGGCGCGGACGAGTGCTCAGGCGCAGGCGATTGCCTCGCTGATGCAGCAGGCGACCCGGCAATGTGCTCATCCGCTGACGCTCAGTCAGCCGCTCAGTCTGGCGGCGCTCGATCTGCTGACCCATTATTCCCAGGAGCAGGCTTTTGCTCGGCAGCAGTACCGCGCCTGGAAGTCGCAGATCAGGCAGGCCACCTATCACGGCGATCTGAAGTGGCTGGCGGGAAAGCTCGCCAACCGCTGCGGCGACTGGGCCGACTTCACCGAGTTCGGACTCGCCACCGACGACACCAACGTGGTCATCATCTCCTCGCGGCCCGACGCTATTGATCTGAGCCAGACCCAGCGGTGGCTGACAGAGTTCTTCACCCTGACCAACCGCGCACGCTATCAGGGCCAGAAATGCGGCGGCAAGCTGATGAACAGCACGGGGTCGCTGACCTGGGATCCGTTGCTGGCGCAGGCAGGCACCCGCTACCTTCAGGACATGGTGCGGCTGAATTTTCGCGGTCATATCCATGCCGCCGACGGCTCCACGCCTCAGCAGCGGGCCGAACGGCTCGGCTATACGGGTGGCGTCGGTGAGAACCTGCAGTACAACGCCGTCACGCCCCAGGAGGCCATCGCTTCGCTGCTCAGCAGTCCGGAACACTGCCTGAATCTGATGAATCCGGCGTATACGCGCTTCGGAGCGGCGCTGATCAACGGGCGTCCGGACACCCTGTTCGGGACGTACTGGGTGCAGGAATTCGGAACACTGCGGTAG